The following nucleotide sequence is from Fundulus heteroclitus isolate FHET01 chromosome 24, MU-UCD_Fhet_4.1, whole genome shotgun sequence.
GAGGTATGTGCTGGCGGAGCCCTTCAACACCTTGTCCATGGCGCAGCAGGCGGGCGGGCCAACGCCGGCGCCGCCCGACCCGCCGCCGCCGGCGCCGCAGCCCGACCCCGTGGACTGCTGCGAGAGGCTGTGCCTCCGCGTCAACAGCCACCTCCTCATATCCAAGGTCTTCTACTTCTTCTTCTACGCCGCCTACGGCTCGCTGCACCCCCTGCTGGCCGTCTACTACAAGCAGCTGGGCATGACGGCCAGCCGCAGCGGCCTGCTGGTCGGCATCCGCTACTTCATAGAGTTCTGCAGCGCCCCCTTCTGGGGGGTGGTGGCCGACCGCTTCAGGAAGGGGAAGGCCGTGCTGCTGTTCTCCGTCATGTGCTGGCTGGTGTTCAACTGCGGCATCGGCTTTGTCCAGCCGGCGGAGATGAAATGCGTGGTGAAGGGCGTTCCCACGACGACGGCGCCGCCGCCGCTGACCCCCACGCCTCTTCCCGAGAACGCCACCTCGCCGGGGAACGCCACGGACCCCGGCAGAAGCCGGCGGGGCGCCCCTGACGACTGGCCCGCTCTCCACAGGCAGAGGCGCAGCAGCAACGCCACGTCGACGCCCTTCGTACCCCTGAACACCACGGCGCCGCTACCCAACTCCACCCTGCCGACCACCACCACCGCCCCCGGCCCGTCCGGGTCCCCCGAGATCGAATACGACCCGGCCCAGGTGGAGAACATCTTCCTCATCATCCTGCTGGTCATCATCGTGGGCGAGTTCTTCAGCGCGCCCGCCGTCACCATCGTGGACACGGTCACCCTGCAGTACCTGGGCAGGGCCCGGGACCGCTACGGCCTGCAGAGGATGTGGGGGTCCCTGGGCTGGGGGCTGGCCATGCTGGGGGTGGGCATCTGGATCGACCACACGCACATCACCGTCCTGATCGACGGCGTCGGCTGCGTCCTGCCGGACTACCGCCTGCACAACTACCGGCTCGCCTTCATCGTCTTCGGCGTGCTGATGGGCGTGGCCTTCGTCGTGGCGACCCAGTTCTACTTTGAGAACGGGGCGGAGCACCGGCAGGAGGCGCCGGAGCCGGCGGGGGACTCGGCGGACCCCGGGTCCTCGGAGCGGAGCCCGGTGGGGGCGGCGCCGGAGTTCCACTACAGCGACCTGCTGAGGCTGCTGTGCACGGTGCGCTACGGCTCCGTCCTCTTCGTCGCCTGGTTCATGGGCTTCGGCTACGGCTTCGTCTTCAGCTTCCTGTACTGGCACCTGGAAGACCTGAAGGGGACCACCACGCTGTTCGGGGTCTGCTCCGTCCTGAGCCACGTCTCCGAGCTCGGCGCGTACTTCACCAGCCACAAGTTCATCGAGCTCGTCGGCCACGTCCGGTAAGAAATGTCCCGATTTATTTTAATACTCTGTAAAGTCGGGTGTTTTAActattttctgccttttttatcAGACAtcaactgttttttgttttttttttgttttttaaggcagATACCGATTTATTTAGACACCAATCAAACCCAGGGGCGTcagactcatttctatatggggccactttggcatcatgaagtcaatGAATTACAGACAACAATCTAGATTAGTGATGTACGATATAAAAAATTTCAACCGATATCGATAACCGataattttctgcttttcatggCCGATTCCGATACCAATATTTTTTGCATAATCTGCAGCTCTGGCTTATCtataacagcaaacaaaaggGTTTGGctcttcaaatgtttattttttttataccatcacacaaaaagttgtaatttgcttttaataacaaaatacacaaatcaaTTTAGAATACAAAGAGTATCCCTTAAAAATTACTAAACACATATGTGGCTTAACTGCAAAGGCATTTGTGAAGTTCAAAAATAAAGTGCAACTTCTTCAAAAATGTTCAGAAGACTATCTGCAAAGGTATTTGTGGTGTCAAGTCAAATAATTTTCGAACATGAAATTATATGTACTAACATGGAGGTCAGCCTCGATTCCaaaaatttaataaagtcaATAAAAGTGCATCCTTCAAAATGAGATGGCATGATGATGATTTTTCAGGTGAGCTATTAGGTTTGTTGTTAAAACCCGAAGCCTTCTTTTGTACTCCCGAAATTCTTGCTGAACAGGTTTTGCAAACTGCAATGCTGTTATCATCTTCTAATACCGAGAAAAACGACCACACTGGGGAAGACATGTTTGTTTAGTTATTGTCAGGCAATAACGGAGCCGAGCCTGGGTCCTGGTAGTATAGAACGCAAAATCCACGGGTACTCTGCCTGAATAAAATTCCACCACATTTGATTAAGTTATCGGTTATTTTTATCTGAAGAATTTACTCATCGGGCCGATATAAAATTCCACCAAATCGGTCGATATTTTATCGGTCCGATatatatcgtgcatccctaATCTAGATTTTActatttcattccagttcacataaaaatgtaaaaactttcacagtaacataaaagtagcacgcttaggcccagtttatacagtttatttgcaaaaaaaactttaacctacactaaactcatcattctgcatcactttttttctctttttggacatttcttggttgttttaatgtgttgtgggaaaaactgacatctagtggccacatgctgttactacacagttaaaaagaaaatcaacatttgctacACGAGGtgcagttttagccactttatatactttaaaacaataaatgtctctactttatgacataatatgtctttttttggctcttgagggccggataaattgcctcgACGGGCCGGATTCAGCCCGCGGGCCTTGAATTTGACACATGTGGTCTAACCAGTACCGGATTTTTgctgccaattttttttttggggagctGATCCTTCAGgccaatatttagttttttcttcctccatggGGCCGCAGTTTTAAaggaatgctgaaaaaaacaacctgccTCACGACTCTCATGGCAATATCTGCGCGTCAGGTGATCTCATGTCATGGCCGCTGAATGCacctaaaaaaaatgcagatatcGGCCCAAAATATCGGTGGGCGTATCGGTCAACCTCGACTTTTTGTACGAAAATCGAGTTGCTCTGGCGATAAACACTGCAGCTTCAGCGACTCGTCCACCTCAGCGATGAAAATCTGACGCTTTTAGTTGACAAATAATTATGATTTATCCTTTTATTAGCTAATTATAGCGGTGTGAGTGGAGAGTCCCTCCCCAGCAGTCAGCAGCAATGCGGGCgtactgtccctttaaatgtgGACCGCACCTTTAAACCTATGTATGCCACATTAAACGCGCGTCTCCAGAGGTAATTAAGTAATGACATACTATTATTTACTGTTTCtgaaaaatgtaactttctgATTATTGTTCAGACCATATATAATGTAAAAAGTGATTTATGTGAACTTTTTTTAGCGTTTGTTTATTCTGCTCTATGCTGCCTCTTGACCGGGCCGTCATTGAAAATGAGAAATGGTTCTGAACCGACCAACCtggtaaaataaatatgaataaattgtttaaaatgtggcGGTGGTGCAGCAATAAATGAGCGATAAATTGCTAAAAATAGATGTTAGAAattataaatttatttttcttgctgGAGGCGGTCCTTTTATACAATTCATATCTTAAAGTGCAAAActgatttctttaaatatttaagaataattggtttaattgaaaatcaTAGTTGTTTTAACCAGACTAAAGgtaaaaatgatgaaaaatatgttgcttttctgtggaaaactcatttattttctttaaatatttaataataattggtttaatttaaaatcataGTTGTTTTAACCAGGCTAaagttaaaaatgttgaaaaaatatgCTGCTTATCTGTGGAAAactgatttcttttctttaaatatttaataataattggtttaatttaaaatcataGTTGTTTTAACCAGactaaagttaaaaataatgtaaaatatgttgCTTATCTGtggaaaactgatttattttctttaaatatttaataataattggtttaatttaaaatcataGTTGTTTTAACCAGACTAAagttaaaaattataaaaaatatgttgcttATCTGtggaaaactgatttattttctttaaatatttaataataattggtttaatttaaaatcataGTTGTTTTAACCAGACTAAAGtttaaaaatgatgaaaaatatgttgcttttctgtggaaaactgatttattttctttaaatatttaataataattggtttaatttaaaatcataGTTGTTTTAACCAGgttaaagttaaaaatgttgaaaaatatgTTGCTTATTTGtggaaaactgatttattttctttaaatatttaataataattgattAAATTGAAAGTAATAGTCATTTTAACCAGGATAAagttaaaaattatgaaaaatatgctgcttttCCATGGAAAactgatttcttttctttaaatatttaataataattggtttaatttaaaatcataGTTGTTTTTAACCAGgataaagttaaaaatgttgaaaaatatgctgcttttCTGTGGAAAACTGCTCTGAAAACAGGAGAAAACCCCCAAAATGAAGCACCAGGACTGGGTATTTGTTATAAAACTGGACCTTTTTTCTCCAGAACCTGGTCCCATAGCAGGAGACAacgagctgaagcagctgattGCAGAACAAGTCTGTGAGGTTCGGGTTCCTGGAGTTCCTGCAGCTCTTTCTTCACATGTTGAAGCGTTGCAGGACTACAGGTCCCACCGGTTAGTCCAGCCGGGCCTCCCAGCAGAACATGTTCTCCTCCGGTTTGGAGCGTCACAGACGAGGGACACAAAGCAGGCATTGACGGCGCCGCTCTCCGTCTCGTCCCCCCGGGGACACGTGAGAGCGGTGGCGTTGGATTTCAGCCGGCGGCTCAAACCGCGGTGCTGCTGTTGTCGCCTGAAACGGGTCGACAGGAGGCTGAAGGCCGGAGGCTCTGCTGGGCGACGCTGAAGAGCCTCGAGTTAATGAGCAACTAAAGAAACGACAGAAACGTCTGACCTGGCCTCCGCCTGCTAAACATTCACCGGGACGTTTGTTCCTAGGCTTCATGAAAACGGGAAATATTTGTTCCGTTAATGTAAATTTTTCCCCAATTAGGTgtcatttattacatttataacACAACAAACGAGTCGGAGCAGGAAACTGGTCCAGTTTATGACATTGGGTTGATTAAAGTTGTTTTAGAGGCTAAGATATGAcgacattttatcttttttctggGAAATAATCTTTATTCTAGATAAATATTAATAAGTAAGTTCATCTCTCATTACATAGGTTACGTAAACAGACtcttttcaagcctttattccACTTAATTAGGATTATTTTGTAATTGAAGCTGTTTTAGAATCTCAGGTATGacaatattttatctttttctggGAAATAATCTTTATTCTAGATAAATATAGATGGATAAGTTCATCTCATTACAAAGGTTACTTAAACAGACTCTTTTCAAGCCTTTACTCCACTTAATTAGaattattttctaattaaagctgttttagaAGCTCAGATatgatattttatcttttttttgggAAATAATCTTCATTCTAGATAAATATAGATGGATAAGTTCATCTCATTACAAAGGTTACTTAAACAGACtctttttaagcctttattccacttaattagaattattttttctaattaaagtTCTTTTAGAGGCTCAGGTATGATGACATTCTATCTTTTTCTGGGAAATAATCTTTATTATAGGTAAATATAGATGGATAAGTTCATCTCATCATCATCTTATTACAAAGGTTACTTAAAAAGACTCTAAGCCTTTATTCCACTTAATTAGaattattttctaattaaagctgttttagaAGCTCAGATatgatattttatctttttctggGAAATAATCTTTATTATAGGTAAATATAGATGAATAAGTTCATGTCATTACAAAGGTTACGTAAACAGACTCCTTTTAAGCCTTTACTCCACTTAATTAgggttattttttaattaaagcacATTTACAATCAAAACATTACATCATACCaataaaaaagcctttttagAAACCTGGCCCTAATTTTTATAGCTGCTTAAAGCTTGTTTTAATCTAACGAGCCTCATTAATCTAATCCATTTAAACATAACTATATTTAGCGTCTCTTGTatgatttttataaataaatatctagACTCCATCTTCACAGtgcgatttaaaaaaagtgttcacACCCACATTTTGCCCAAAAATCTGAAGCTGTTTGGGATGACGCAGATGATTTAAAGCCCCTAAAAGAAACCACTCATtgagccaggagtactttctacaggaaagaaaaaacggGGAGCAATTTGTCTAGCAGCTAAACGCAGGAACGCCGATTCAGGAGTATTTTGGGAATCAGGTTTACGGTGTTAAAACCTTATTTTTTGCCCTCGGTGGGACTGTGGCTCAGTGTTTAGGCCTGAATCTCATACGTGAGTCTTTATTGTGCTTAAAAGCAGAGGAAAACAAGTCAGGCGATCATATTCAGGGCCTGAATCGGATCACTCTTGCTGCGCTGCCTGGTTTTATACGGCCGTGTGTTTGTATGAACTCTGGTCCGTTCACCAAGATCTGGATTTAAAGGGACGGCGTCGCTTCGTGGCCTCTCGTCGTCCGtctcagcaacaaaaaaaaacagtgtaatAATCCCATCAGAGCCAGAACAAAGGCTGCAGGATGGGCGTGTTCGGGTTTGTGCTCTTAAGACAGAAGGCAACCAAAAGAACCGGTATCCGTCGTGCCGTCTAatgcttttaaatcaagattaaaaacacatctgtttaaaattgcctttgactgttgtagttaaacagttttactgtttttaatgttcttttttgttactacattctatcccgacttgcttttattctattttctatctacattttattatttttgctatatcttaatcatgtaaagcactttgtattgtcttgtactgaattgtgctatataaataaatttgcctcgccttgccttgcctaatgcTGCAGCCGTGTTTCCACTTGCTTTGTGGCActaaaagaagctttttttttttttttttttttttggtcccgTCTCTCCCGCAGGGTGCTGTACGTCGGCCTGGCCTGCAACACGGCTCGTTACCTGTACATCTCCTACCTAGAGAACGCCTGGATCGTCCTGCCCATGGAGGTCCTGCAAGGTGAGCGCCTCTGTTTGCCAGCCGGGTGGGGAGCGGGGGGGTAGGTAGGAATAGGAACGGCCGTGTTTGTCCAGCCGGACGCTTATCAGGCGGCAAACCGAAGCAGGTTCTTGCCAGGAGCCGGAAAACGGGCGCGCCCCGTGGCTGTGGCAACATTTTTCAAGTGGTTCTGGGTCTTAATGCAGGCTTCAGTTCGCCCAGGAGATTCCACGTTTCTGAAGGCGATACTTTTATCAGACGGGAACAGGAAGCTGCTGTCGAGGCCTTCCTGGCTCGTAGCTGgacccacagacatatatacgtagacgcgtcatagggcgcaggttcgcacgtcaacgtcaccgccatattgtgtgtggcagaaaaaagttgagttctgttattgtgaacgtggatcagagaagatgcctcattcctgtgctgcaataaatacacacatatatatatatatatatatatatatatatatatatatatatatatatatatatatatatatatatatatatataatttgtgtgtatgtgttatgaatataaggatcaatttgttaaatctaaacattatggtcttcattatttcataaaaccgtgtcacatgtgaacctttaggaacagactttttgggtgagtattaaagaggtaaaattaataatatgaggaaaaaaagtcctaggtcaataaagtaaaaataaacaaacaaacacaaaagtgataatgttatgataaaaacgtcatattatgagaattaagggggaacatttccagaataatcacagtttgcagaattatttcactcctggagtaataggaccaggttagattattttaaatatttttattctttacgagaataaattcaggagaatgaagctaaagggatacgaaaataaacttgtaatattacaaaaaaaatactacgaatacaaagtatactcagagattaaagtccctctgatcctgtttaagtgactgagtaactgcagatttgccacatttaagatggcggacgctctgacgcatcgcagcataggcagaacccgcccaatgacgcgtctactcttatattatgtctatggctgGACCCCCAGCCCTGAGAAAACAGAGACTCCTCCCACATCAAAACGGTGGCACAGGTTGAAGCGAGGCGGCCTGCAGCTGTCTCTGTGCGGCGGCCGTGTGGTCTCATGAAGCGGCGCTCTCTCACTGTAAACAGGAAGTGGAGCTCAGGGCCCAGAAGCTGACATGCACATTTACTGCAGACGCATCAGTCAGTCTTAGTCATAAGGTGcaggtttggaaaaaaaaaacattcattgaTGTTCTGCATGTCCAGGAGTGACCCACGCCTCAGTCTGGGCCGCCTGCATCTCCTTCCTGAGCGCTGCCGTCCCGCCGGCTCTGAGGACGTCGGCGCAGGGCATTCTGCAGGGTCTGCACCTGGGACTGGGCCGAGGCTGCGGCGCCATGGTGGGAGGAGTGTTTGTCAGCTACTTTGGTAAGCGCCGCGCCGGAGATGACCACAAATCTTTCCTATCGCCAGTTCCTTAAGTGTTGACCtcctttattttgtgtgtgtggcgtCTGCTTTTCTTGCTTCGCAGGTGCTGCAGAGACATTCAGAGGAATCGGCATGGTCTCTTTGGTCGTCCTCCTCATCTTCTCCTTCATTCAGTGTCTGACCGGAGAGATGGAAGGAAAAGGTGAGGAAGAATGTCCTACTTaagaagaaaaagtattttgtttctgtgaaaTATGACCACCAGTCATGTAAGAAGGAAGCTAACACAAACACGTCACACCTAATGTGGAGGCCTGGCGATCCGGACAACAGCTCTGTACTTTAACCTGTTATAAAGTGTCTGGACCACAGTTGGCTGGTTTTATATCGGTATACCGCTGTCTGAGCTGTAATTGAGGAAAGGTATCAGATAAAAGtctcattttgtcattttattttcacctgGATGCGTTTTAAAGCTTGAAGCATCCCGGACAAGCCcccaattattttaaaacggGTCATACGAGCGACcagaagaaacagaaactaaacaaacactgcaaaaagggaactaaagtaagtaaatatttcttgaaattagtgtattttaccttgatttgaggagctaaataagactatttgccaatggaattagtatttttaccctttaaaataagataattagatgtactgcacttgaaataagatgatggagttgaattgttcctattttaagtgcaaaaatcttattccattggcaaatggtctcatttagctcctcaaatcaaggcaaaatacactgatttcaaaaaaatttcacttacttttagttcccttttttgcagtgaacgcATCATAAAAATCCGGCGTCACGTGACAAAGTAAAGTCCTCTGGCTcattttaaatgacagatttttatttttattttttttgttttcagaggacAAAATCCTGGCCGAGAACATCCCGGTTCCCTCCAGCCCCGTCCCAATCGCCACCATCGACCTGGTCCAGAGCCAGAGCGCTCCCGGCAGCCCGGCGGCGCCTCGGCCGGCCGCCGTCGCCGCCGCGCCCGTGAAGAAGACCAAGCACCAAGAGGACCAGGAGGACGTGACGAGGCCGGGCTGGGTGCTCTCCGGCTCGCCCTGGGTCACCGTGGCCTTGGCGCTGGTCCAGATCAGAGAGCTGATGAACCTGAAGAAGGGCGGCGGGCCTGCAGAGAACCAGCGACTGCAGGTGAACGCCGACACAGTGTTCAGTACATCAGCCAGACACCAGAGGGTATTCACCATAAAACTGAAGCCAGAAAACAAGCATATAAAgcagtaatatttaataaattacgTCCAGTGTTGGTTAGGGTGAATGTATGTACCTGCCTGTCCAAGTAATGatcaataaactctttaaattaAAGACCTAAAGCCCTACTTTTGTTACCAATCAGATgcatttctgccttttttattCATCGATCTGAATCAAAATACTTTCCTTCACGCATTAAAAGCAGAGTTAAAAGCCTCAAAATCCCTGAATCGTTTCTAGCTCCTGGTTCCTGGGATGTTCTGAGGAAAAATgagctaaaacaagaaaaagactAAAATTAGAGCCAGAAGGAGTTCTCCCTCCAACCTAACCTGATATGAACTTTGTCCCCAGttagtttttacatttatataaaaacaactaTCCCTATTTAACCTGGTGGGTTATATCTGTTTCCTGCTTGTTGACTAATTAATTATACAGCTTTTAACAGAAAGGTActcttaacatttaaatgttttaactctTGAAAACAGGTGTTTTGTGCTgaattttcactttttgtcaccTCACCTCCGCAAACTTCAGCGCATTTTAGTGACTGACCAACACAGGGTCAGTCTGTttgttaataaaacaaaaaataaattatttaaaactgacacttttttaaaataaataaattaaacataaataaaaacaataaaaaaataagtaaaaaataataataaaataaaaaataaattaattaaaactgccacacctttcagattattattttttacttattttttttattgtttttatttatgtttaatttatttatttttaaaaagtgtcagttttaattatttattttttgttattattttttatttagtttctttttattgtttttatttgttgttttttaaaaagtgtcagttttaattaagttattgaaaaaaattatttatttattttatttattattattttctattaatacattttttaaagaaaaaaaagagaagtggGTCAGttttgattaattaaaaatatttattattattattattattattatgtatttatttattttattttatttattttttttattaattaaaaaaaatttaaagaaaaaaaaagagaagtgtGGCAGTTTTATAACTGCCACACTATatagaaaagcaacaaaaatctgAGTCTTGATGACCAAACACCTAAATATTTTCTACTAACTCTCCTGTCCTGTGCCGCTCTTTGTTGAGaaaccccacacacacacacaaaaacgcTGAAGTTTGGGAAGGTTTGGTGACTCTTGTTGACGTTTTT
It contains:
- the LOC105923867 gene encoding major facilitator superfamily domain-containing protein 6-A isoform X1, which produces MAADDKVAILTDDEEDQKRRYVLAEPFNTLSMAQQAGGPTPAPPDPPPPAPQPDPVDCCERLCLRVNSHLLISKVFYFFFYAAYGSLHPLLAVYYKQLGMTASRSGLLVGIRYFIEFCSAPFWGVVADRFRKGKAVLLFSVMCWLVFNCGIGFVQPAEMKCVVKGVPTTTAPPPLTPTPLPENATSPGNATDPGRSRRGAPDDWPALHRQRRSSNATSTPFVPLNTTAPLPNSTLPTTTTAPGPSGSPEIEYDPAQVENIFLIILLVIIVGEFFSAPAVTIVDTVTLQYLGRARDRYGLQRMWGSLGWGLAMLGVGIWIDHTHITVLIDGVGCVLPDYRLHNYRLAFIVFGVLMGVAFVVATQFYFENGAEHRQEAPEPAGDSADPGSSERSPVGAAPEFHYSDLLRLLCTVRYGSVLFVAWFMGFGYGFVFSFLYWHLEDLKGTTTLFGVCSVLSHVSELGAYFTSHKFIELVGHVRVLYVGLACNTARYLYISYLENAWIVLPMEVLQGVTHASVWAACISFLSAAVPPALRTSAQGILQGLHLGLGRGCGAMVGGVFVSYFGAAETFRGIGMVSLVVLLIFSFIQCLTGEMEGKEDKILAENIPVPSSPVPIATIDLVQSQSAPGSPAAPRPAAVAAAPVKKTKHQEDQEDVTRPGWVLSGSPWVTVALALVQIRELMNLKKGGGPAENQRLQAPNGQAPAEYEAVATSHGDQSHDRQPDSARPAPADQTHPASDGAGPADNPH
- the LOC105923867 gene encoding major facilitator superfamily domain-containing protein 6-A isoform X2, which codes for MAADDKVAILTDDEEDQKRRYVLAEPFNTLSMAQQAGGPTPAPPDPPPPAPQPDPVDCCERLCLRVNSHLLISKVFYFFFYAAYGSLHPLLAVYYKQLGMTASRSGLLVGIRYFIEFCSAPFWGVVADRFRKGKAVLLFSVMCWLVFNCGIGFVQPAEMKCVVKGVPTTTAPPPLTPTPLPENATSPGNATDPGRSRRGAPDDWPALHRQRRSSNATSTPFVPLNTTAPLPNSTLPTTTTAPGPSGSPEIEYDPAQVENIFLIILLVIIVGEFFSAPAVTIVDTVTLQYLGRARDRYGLQRMWGSLGWGLAMLGVGIWIDHTHITVLIDGVGCVLPDYRLHNYRLAFIVFGVLMGVAFVVATQFYFENGAEHRQEAPEPAGDSADPGSSERSPVGAAPEFHYSDLLRLLCTVRYGSVLFVAWFMGFGYGFVFSFLYWHLEDLKGTTTLFGVCSVLSHVSELGAYFTSHKFIELVGHVRVLYVGLACNTARYLYISYLENAWIVLPMEVLQGVTHASVWAACISFLSAAVPPALRTSAQGILQGLHLGLGRGCGAMVGGVFVSYFGAAETFRGIGMVSLVVLLIFSFIQCLTGEMEGKEDKILAENIPVPSSPVPIATIDLVQSQSAPGSPAAPRPAAVAAAPVKKTKHQEDQEDVTRPGWVLSGSPWVTVALALVQIRELMNLKKGGGPAENQRLQMLPPVVGCLLKLKPGS